TAATAATGAGACAGCAAGTAATCTTGAGGAGTGTTTTTGTAGTCTATACAATCAATCGTTGAAGGCTGAAGAGGTGGTTCTTGTAATTGATGGTCCTATTGGTAGTGATTTATTAGCTGTTGTCGAAAAATGGGCGTGTTTTCTTAATATAATAAAAGTCAAAATAGATGAAAATGTCGGCCTAGGGAAGGCTTTAAATCATGGGTTGAAATTTTGTAAAAATAACTACATTGCACGAATGGATACTGATGATATTTGTTTTCCGGAGCGATTCGAATCACAAATGTCATATTTGATTAAGAATCCCGAATTGGCTATTTTGGGAAGCAATATTATAGAGTTTAATAGAAGTAAAGAATTGAGTACTGGGGTGCGCAAAGTCCCATTTGCATATGAAGATATTTTAAAATATTGTAAGTTTCGCAATCCATTTAATCACATGTCTATTATTTTCAATAAGAAAATAATCCAAGAAGTTGGTGGTTATCATCACCATTATTTTATGGAAGATTATAACCTTTGGCTTCGTGTGATTTCTAGTGGATATAAAGTTGAGAATATAAATAAAAATTTAGTTTATGCGCGTTCAGACTCGGCTTCAATAGCCAGGAGAAGAGGTCTTAAGTATATTGCTAGTGAATATAAATTAGCATTATTAAAGGCCGAGCTAGGCATTCAAAAAAAGCATACTGCGTTGACATATTTTATGTTGAGAGCGACTTCACGTGTAATGCCATCAAAATTGCTTAAGTTAGTTTATAATCAAGATAGAAAATAAGAGGTATTATGTTAGCTATAATTGGCGGTTCTGGTTTTATTGGCACTAGATTAGCAAATCAACTATCAGCAAGTTCTATTGATTTTAAAATCATTGATATAAATAAAAGTAATAGCTACCCAGATAACTGGATTTATGGAGATGTTACAAAACCAGATACTTTGCTTACAGCCTTATCAGGGGTTAATAAGATTATAAACCTAGCAGCAGAACATAAGGATAATGTGCATCCTGTTAGCCTTTACTATGATGTTAATGTTAATGGTGCAAAAAACATTTGCGAAACGGCTGAAAAATTAAATATTAATCATATTATCTTCACATCATCAGTTGCAATTTATGGTTTTGTAGAAGAAGACACGGGCGAGGATGGTAAAGTATGTCCGTTTAATGATTATGGAAAATCAAAATTTCAAGCTGAGCAAGTTTTTGATCATTGGCAGAAAGAGGATTCTAAACGTACTCTTGTCACTGTTCGTCCTACTGTTGTTTTCGGTGAGGGAAATAGAGGGAATGTTTATAACCTTTTCCGCCAAATTGCATCGGGTAAATTCCTTATGCTTGGGAGCGGAAACAATAGAAAATCAATGGCATATGTTGAAAATATTGCCTCATTTTTGAAGTTTGGAACTGGCTTTGAAACAGGAAGACATGTATTCAATTATATTGATAAACCAGATTTCACAATGAATGTATTAACAGGGGTTATTTGTAGTTCTTTAAATAAAAAAATCAATAATGTTAGAATTCCTTATTCAATTGGAATGCTTGGGGGCTACTGTTTTGATATCTTGGCAAGGGTCACTGGGAAAGAATTTCCTATAAGTAGCATTAGAATTAAAAAATTCTGTGCCGTATCGCAATTCAAATCTAACTCAATAGAAAGGACGGGTTTTAGAGCACCTGTATCTTTAGAAGAAGGCATTGCTAATACCGTTAGATATGAGTTTCTCAATAAATAAACCCTTCCCAATTTAACCACCTTTGGTTGTATAAATATTTTAGTACTTTTTGCTATGCATCTAATTTGGTTGTATTTGTATTTTGCCACTACAGTTTATTATTGAATTAACGCTTTAAATACTTCTGTTAATGAAAATGTGAGGAAATATTGTAATATAGTAAAGCTTCTAATGCTTACTCGCTTAAATATTAGAATCATTATTTTTATGGATTACATTTTAATTACTCTCTTGTTTTATATGTGTGTATACATTGAGGGCTGATTGTGAGGCTCATTTTTGTAAGTTCAATGATGATTTTCATTCGATATTTTTATATACAGATAAAAATCTACACCAGCCCAGCTAGTAAAAAAATTTGCACTATTTTTAAATTAAGGACAATCACTCGAGTTTTTTCTGTGTGGAATTTATTCCACCGGGAAAATACACCAATGAAACAATAATAGAGGACTATAAATGAAATTGATTAAGTTATCTGCGCTAATGCTGTGTGTACTGGCAGCACCTATGGCATCTATGGCTGCGCCTGAATCTGCCGCTGTTGGCGCAGCTGCGGGTACTTCAACTGCCGCTGCGGGTGTGGCAGCCGGTTCTGCGGTTGCTATCGGTGTCGGCGCGGTGGGTGCAGTAGCTATTACTGCACTCGTTGTTAGCAACAACCGCGACAGCAAAAATGGCAGCACCAGTACCAGCACCACCACTTCTACGCATTAATCATTTCTAATATTCATGGGGTTCTTCTGGGGGCCCCATTTTCTTTGCCAGCTTACGGCTCTTAATATGTATAAAAAAATATGCCTGGCCGGCGCGGTTATTACACTCAGCGCCTGCAGCCAATATCGCCCTGGTATTGTTTCACAGACTATTACACAAACCTTTTCTTCGCAGGATGCGAAAATCGATAGCAGTAAAGTTAGCAGCGTTCCCTATGCGTCTATGTCCCTTAAAGTGGATGACGGCCCGTTAGCTTTTATCGTGCTGGCGTGGAATGAAAACCATATTCAGAAGTGGCTTACCGCCGATTCAAAAATGGTCGCCACGCAAAATGGACGCATTATTAAAACCCTCGGTTTTCCGGATAACCTGCTGACGTTTGAAAGCAGCACTCCCGATCCATTAGCCAATCCGTTAATCATTCAGGAAGGGCAACAGTGGAAAGCACAAACGCAGTGGAAGAGTGATGCTTTCCACGCGGCTTCAGTGACTTCACGCTTCCATTGGGCAGGCACGCAAGATTTCACCATTGTCGGTAACACCCGCAATTATCGTCTGCTGGAAGAACAGGTTTCTTCTGACGTTGATGGTGCCACTTATACCCAACGTTATTGGGTCGATGCGCAAACCGGGCAGGTGGTTCACAGCGAACAAACCCTGCATCCTCATGGCCCGGTGTGGTCCCTCACTTTACTGAAACCTTATTCCTGATGATGAAACCACTCTTGCTTACCGCCACCTTGTTGGCGGTAGCCCCGCTGAGTTACAGCCAGGGGCAGGTTACTCTTATTTGTCAGCCTGCATGTTCCACCGCCAATGTGAATGCCAACGACCTGAGTGAACTGGTCACAAGCTCTGCATTGCCTGCCAATATCGACTGGCGCACCGCGAAGATTTCAACACCTGCGAGCGATGCCGAACAGCAGCAACGCCAGCAGCAGATTGTCGCAAAGCTTGCAGCACTGGCTAATCAGTTGCGGCAGCAGGGCGATTATCTTCTGGCTCAGCGCGTTAACGTTTTGCGCCAGCGAATCAATGAATGGAAAGCGGTCGGTGCTTATCGCCTCTCTCTGGACCCGGATGTTGTACGTCTGAAATCTGAATATTCACCGAAGCTTGCGGGCGATTATCGTCTGTACATTACGACCGTTCCGAAATCGGACCTGACGTTATGGAACAGTTCGCGAACTGACGTCACTTGGGTTGCAGGCAAACAGACCGCTGCTTATGTCTCTATTGACCAGCAACAGCCCGGTATCGATGCGGACACCGTGACGGTGATTGCGCCAGACGGCACCACGGAAACTGTACCCACAGGTTACTGGAATCGTCGTTACCATGAGCCACAGCCCGGCAGCCAGATTTGGTTGAACCTGCAAACGTCCGCATTACCACAAGGTTATCAGTCGCTTAACCAGGACATTATCCACTTGCTTACACAACGGACTGTCGCGCCATGAAGCTCACTACACTCAGTTCTATGATTGCGCTGTCTCTTGGCGGCTTCAGTCACGTGGCCAGTGCTGACTGGGGCACGCCGTTATATACCCCGTACGTCACCCCTTCGCAGTCAGATTTTGGTGGTGTTGGCTTATTGCAGATGCCCACCGCGCGTATGGCCCCTTCTGGCGAATTCAACGTGAACTACCGGGACAATGACCAATACCGTTTCTGGTCGTTAACCCTGCAGTTAATGCCGTGGCTGGAAAGCACCATCCGCTATACCGACGTGCGTACTCGCCGTTACGGTGCGGAAGATTTCAGTGGTGACCAGACCTATAAAGATAAAGCTATCGACCTGAAAGCTCGCCTGTGGCAGGAAACTCGCTGGACGCCGGACATCTCGTTGGGCTTCAGAGATATCGGCGGTACGGGCTTGTTCGACAGCGAATATCTGGTGGCGACGAAAGCGGCGGGGCCGTTTGATTTCACGCTTGGTATGGGTTGGGGCTATGTTGGCAACAGCGGCAATATCACTAACCCATTCTGCAAAGCCAGCGAGAGTTTTTGCCAGCGCGAGGAAGGTTACAGCGGCAGTGGCGGTAAGGTTGATTCGGAGCGATTTTTCCACGGCCCAGCGGCACTGTTCGGTGGTGTGGAATACCAGACGCCGTGGCAGCCACTGCGCTTTAAGGTGGAATACGACGGGAATAATTACCGTGACGATCGCGCCGGCAAGCTGGCACAAGATAGCCCGATTAACGTTGGGATGCTGTACCGTCTGGGCGACTGGGGCGATCTGAATCTGGGTTACGAGCGTGGTAACACGATGACCTTCGGCTTCACGCTGGTCACCAATTTTGAGGCGCTACGCAGTCCGGCACAAAAACCTTCCCGGCCTGTTTATGCGCCAGCCACGCAACCCGCAGATTTTGACCCGCACACGGCGGATGCCCAGCTTAATGCGCTGCGTGACAACGCCGGTCTATCATCGCCGTCCATCCAGCGAGCAGGGGATACGGTGTATGTTTCTGGTGAGCAAACCGATTACCGGGTTCGCGAAGAAGGGATCGAGCGCGCTAACCGCATCGTGATGAATAATCTGCCGGAAGGCACGCGTCAGATTGTGGTGACTGAAAACAGCGAACGTCTGCCAATGATCAGCCATCGCAGTGATGTGGCGTCGCTTGACCAGGCGTTTAGCGGTGTGCCACTCGGCACGGCTGCCCCTGAAAACATTGACGTTCATCTGGAGCCACAGCAGCCACCGCATATGCAGGCTGGATACGCCGAGAAGCAATCTTCTCTGAGCTTCGACTGGTCGCCGATATTAAACCAGTCATTCGGCGGACCTGAATCGTTCTATATGTATCAATTTGCGCTGAGCGGCAGTGTCGATTACCAACTGACCGATAACTGGAAAATTGGCGGCGTGGCGTGGCTTAACGTGTACAACAACTACGACAAGTTCAACTTCACCGCTCCTCCGCCTGACAGCCACATTCCACAGGTGCGTACCCATATTCGTGAGTATGTCGACAGTAGCGACCTGTACCTGAATAACCTGCAACTTACGCGTATTGGCGCACTGGGCGATGGTTGGTACATGCAGAACTACGGCGGCTATCTGGAGATGATGTTTGCCGGGGTGGGGAGCGAAGTGCTGTACCGTCCGCTGGATCAACAGTGGGCCGTGGGTGCCGATCTGAACTGGGTTAAACAGCGTGACTGGAACGACCCGATGAGAATGGCCGACTACAGCGTGACCACCGGAAATGTGACGGGTTACTGGCAGCCGTGGTTTGCCGATGAGTTCCTGTTGAAAGTGAGTGTCGGGCGCTATCTGGCGGGCGATAAAGGCGGCACGCTGGATATTTCTCGCCGCTTCTCAAGCGGGATTACCGCTGGCGCCTACGCCACATTGACCAACGTGTCGTCTCACGATTACGGCGAAGGGAGCTTCACTAAAGGGTTCTATATCTCGATTCCACTGGATTTGCTGAGCACGCGACCGACGAACACCGAGGCAGGCTTCAACTGGGTTCCGTTGACGCGTGATGGCGGCCAGCCATTGCAGAAACGTTACTCGCTGTACGGCTTCACGGATGCGCGCGGTGCGCAATATTGAGTGTTGCCTTCCATGGCTAATTTTTATGAGTATTAAGGGCGGTTTACCGCCCATTTCCCAGGTCGTTGGCACAGCAAAAAATCGTTAAAACTCTACCCAGCTATCTTTACTGTTCGCCGCCGTTTTTCTGGCTGGTTTTGGCTGAGTGTGATGAGGGGCAGAAGGGCGAATGTCTGCCGCCTCCGTTTGGGTTTTTGAAACCCGAAATATCGACACCACTTTCTCCAACTGCACCGCCTGATCTTCAAGCGAGCTTGCGGCAGCGGAAGATTCTTCGACTAATGCCGCATTCTGTTGGGTCGTTGTATCCATTTCTGCCATCGCTTGCGCAATCTGCGAAATCCCTCGACTTTGTTCATCGGTCGCCGCCGCAATTTCACTCATGATATCTCTCACCTGGATAACGGACGTTTCAATATTTTCCATGGCGACACCTGCACCTTCCACCAGACGGAACCCTGAATCGACGTAAGAAACTGATTCGTGAATTAAGGTTTCAATCTCTTTTGCTGACTGCGCACTTCGCTGCGCCAGGTTACGCACTTCACCGGCTACTACGGCAAAACCTTTCCCTTGATCTCCCGCTCGTGCTGCTTCAACGGCGGCATTCAACGCCAGAATATTGGTCTGGAATGCGATGCTGTTGATGACGGTCGTGATTTCCGAAATACGGTGCGAGCTGCTCTGCACGTTTTTCATCGTGTCGATGACCATCTTAGAAATCTGACTTCCTTCATTGGCTTTTTGCGAGGCGGCTTCCGCTAACTGACGCGCATGTTTGGCATTTTCGGCATTCAGGGCGACGGTGGATGTCAGCTCTTCCATGCTGGCGGCGGTCTCCACCACGGCGGCAGATTGCTGCTCGGTACGTGCGGATAAATCCATATTACCGGCGGCAATTTCAGACGATGAGCGCGCAACGCTGTCGACGCCATCACGCACGTTATGAATAATATCTTTCAAATTGTTGTTCATCGTGGCGACAGCCTGCATCAGCAGACCCGGCTCATCACGACGGACACTTTCCAGCGTGCTGGTGAGGTCGCCTTTGGCAATTTGCTCGGCAACCTGCAGCGTTTCAATCAATGGGCGCGTAATAGAACGGGTGATCACGAAGGCCATCAATATGCCGATAATAATCCCGATAAGCGCGACGATTTCCATCTGCAACTCGGCATTCAATACGCCTTTCTCAGCCGTTTTTTGTTGTAGCGTAAATTGATTTGTGACCGCACTCGTTAACTCCACCGCCCGCGCAGTTAAGTTGTTCGATGCCGTGTTAACCGTATTCCATGAGGTACGATAAAGCGGCATTTCCGCAGCAAAACCGTGCATTTCCTGCATGCTTTTTTGCAGCCAGTCGTGTTGTATCGCCGGAAGCACCGCTAACATTTGTTCGGCGCTGGTCATGGCGTTGGCAAGACGCTCATTGAGGGCTTTTTGACTCTGCTCTGTTGGGTTTTCTTTATAATCGTTCAGCGCGGAGTCGATATCATTGAACATAAAAGCGAGCTGCGAAAGCTGGGTTTGCTGATCGTCATTCAGCGTATTGTCACGGCTTAGCCGATCGGCAATTAAAGACTTGTTATAGAGATCTTTCGAATTCAGGAGTTGAATATCTTTCTCTTTTTGACTTAACGCGTCAACAAAAGGGCGAGTTGCCGCGATATAGTTTTTAACCGCTTTTTCAGTGACGACCAGTGACTGCATCCCTTCAGTTGACCAGCTAAGATGCTTCATTTGGCTCACAATGGTATCCATTTTTGCCAGCGCACTTTTATTTTGCTCAAGGTATTTTGCATTATGGGTGTATTGGTAATTGGTACGGCCCAGTCTTGCGGCTGAAAGTGAGTTAAATAATTGTGTGCTCATCGACATTTTATTAATTTTATCTTGCACGTTTTTTAAGCCGACGATGCCCGATATCACGATAGCAACAGTAACCAACAAAACCACTGTAAAACCAAAGGAAAGCTTTTTACTCACTTTTAAATTTGAAAAATAGTTTTTTACACTCATCGTTATATTCCGTTTCGGTGTGAAGCCCAGGTGCTTATAAAAAGGCCCTGGGCATACTATGCCCAGGGCAAGAGATTCTGAGGCGACTCAATCTCCCAGAATATTAACTAACTTCACTCTCTCCTTTGTTTGCTCAGAATTAGGCAGGAGATCACTAATTCTGTAATAGACTGGCGTGATATCAAGGTAGTTAATAATGTAGCCACAGCCCTTGATGTTACGAATAAAGTCGGCAGGTAAGCCCAACGTGTTAAGTTTCTTATTAAGGTTGTGGAGTACCTGCCACAAACGTTGTGATGAAGAACTGAGGTCATTATTTTCCCATACGTTCTTGAACAATTCTTCTTTGGTCACTTCTCTATTACGGGCATGCTTTAACAGATACAAAAATAACTGCAACATAGTCTCATTAAATGAAATTGTGCCGAAAATAAAATTTTTATTAGCTCGGGTAGAAGGAAGGCGATACATCCGCCCAGTTTCTACATCAAAATGAATTTCTTTGCCGATAATAAAGCCATATAAATGGTAGCTCATGTCTTTCATGCTCATAGGTAATAGCAATGGCCATAGTATTGCCGAACATATATATTTCTTATAAGCCACAAACTTTATAAGGACGATTATATGTGGGCAGAAAATACTTTCAACATCGAGTCAGACCTGCGTTTTTTAGCCCTTAAAATGGGGTCGGTGAAGCGTAACGAGTTGCCTGAGTGAAATTTTCAGCATAAAGTTTTGATAAAAAGCGTGGTGTTAATTATTTATGCTGGTTTTGGTCATATCGCCATAGCTCAATGTAAAACACCAAATTTCTGTTTTAAACAGAGAGTTCAACTGGATAACCCGATACAGATCTGTTTTTACTGGATTATCTGTGCTGAATTAAGCTTTGAATGCTATTGCGTCTCTGCTCCCTTCCTTCCAGTCAATAACCTTAATCAAGATTGACGTTGTCCATCGTTTAACCAATACATCTGCCGAAGGATGAATCTCATCATAAAGGCTCCGGATGCAATGAGGAGTGATGTTATGTGATTTATACTGATTCAGAGTCCTGAGTTATTACTCTTGTCAGCGTGCATGCGGTACAGGATGTAATCTGTAGTTTGTTGATTATAAAAAAGAAAAAATATGATTAAGATTTTTTTGATTTTACAGGTTGTGGTCGGCGAGACAATAACGCCCGCTCTTTCGTTAAGTGGAGCTCAATGATGAGACGTGTTTTCCTGATCAATGGCACTCTTGTTTTTGATCCGGATAAACACAGCCTTCGTCCTGTGCAAGGCCATGACGGAAGAGCTGTTGTTATCCACACGCCTGCGAGCGAATGTTTACTGAAGCTGCTTGAGCATAATAATCAGGTGCTAACGCAGAAGTTTTTGTTCGAAGAGGTGTGGGAAAAACACGGTTCAGTGGTCACGACGAATACGCTTTACCAGAATATTGCGTCAATCAGGAAAGGGCTCAAATCAGCGGGTCTTGCCGAAGACATCATCAAAACAATGCCAAAGATGGGGTTTAAGTCGATAGCCGTATTGCGCATTGGCGTTCCCGAAGATTTTTTATCTGAATCAGAAACTCAGCCAGAAGTATTCACAAACATACCTGCCAGCATGGTTGAGAATAAAAAAACACCTGGTCGTTTTGCGCACTTTATAAGTTCAAAATGGTCCTTTTTATTTGCGGGCCTGCTTGCCGTACTTTGCTGGGGCATGCTTGTTATAAACCTGATAAAAGAAGACTCATTTTACAAAAACTATAGCTACATCGGCTTGGTTAACGGCTGTGAACTTTACTCTTCTTATCCTGGTGTAGATACCAGCACAAACAGTTTTGTCGCCATGAATAAACGTTATCCTCTGGTTTGTAACATGGGCAGCGTCGTTTATATGACGATAAATCGTCTACAGGAAGGCTCATCCGTTCAGCTATGTAATAAGAAAATAGAAATCCGTGACGCGCACTGCAAGTCCTACTTTTTCAAACGAGGTGCCTATGAACAATAAAAAATTAGGTGTTATCTGGGTAGGCATTTTGTCAATGATTATTATCCCATTGCTATCTATCGCGTATATTCGTTACGATGAAAATCATTTCTCCTGTGAAAGTCAGTTAATCCTTATTGGTAAGGATGACCATTATAATTCGATTATGCATTATACCTTCGCGGATGGTTTCGGGAGTTTTGAAAGTTTGGGATCATTCCATCGTAGTCATAATCCCCCTGTATCTCGCACCAATAATTTCCCCTTCAAATATTGGAAGGAGCAAGGCGACACGATTATGGTCGCTGACGATAGCAGCGATCCGCCGGAAGACATGAAGCAACTTTTCACCTTCCTGCCTGACTTTTTTTATACTAAAGATCGCGGGCTGCGCGTGCATATCTTGCGTGAAAATGACTCGGGATATCTCTTTACCGACAATAATTCGCCTCTGTTTTACTGTACCCGTATACCTGCGCGCTCCCTCAATCCGAATTAATATGCACCTTACTGTAGCGCCGCTTCCATGCGGCGGGTGTTAATCCCATCGCTTTACGAAATACCTTCCGGAAATAGCCCACATCCTGAAACCCGCAACGTTCGGCAACTTCGCTCAATGAGCAGGCGTCGCCAATCAACATTTTCTCTGCACTGTGCACGCGCTGACGGTGAATCGCCTCGGTAATGGTTAACTGGAAAGTCTGACGGTAAACGCGCCCAAGATAGTCCGCATTGCAATGCAACTGGCTTGAAAGCATCGATGTGGAAATCGGCAGATGAAATTGAGTGCGAATTAATTGTTGTGCTTTGTAAGCAAGGACTGCGCCACTGTTATCTGTATGCGTATTGTCGAGCACTGCTACGGAAAGTTGCTGCATGATCAGCAATAAAATTAACTCCAGTGCGCTGCTGCGCATCATGGATTCTTGCTCGCTTAAAAACTGGCGGAATAAAGAAATAACATATTGGGGGTTAATCACTTGCCCATGTTGAGGTAGTGATATTAACGATACCGGCAAGTCTGATTTTTTATTATGTTGCGCATTGAGTTCGAAGTGTAGCCAGTAGAATTTTAAATCAGACGGGAAGGTTCCTACTCCGACGTGTTTCCTGTGGGGCCAGAGTAATAAACTTTCCCCTTCTTTAACGCTGAACAGCGTGTCATTTTCCCGGATCGTAAGTATCCCTTTTTCAACAAAAATTAATTCCCACGAGTCGAGCTCACGCTGTGGATGTCTACCGACACCTCGCGAAATAAACAAGCCGCCATTTTGCACCGATATGGGTAAAGATATATTTAAATCAAGCAATTAGATCACCATTGAATCTGTTTTCCCGAACCAGTGTAGTAAAAAACCTTCGCTGGGTGGGATTACTCACGACGTTTGGCGATCTTGTTCACAGTTTTATCTTTAGGTCGGAATTGTCATCTTTTTATACTTTTCTCTCGCCTTGTTGCTCTCTAGATTGAGTGCCAATTTATGTAGGTCATTTGCAAATACAAAAATAACAAACCCAGTTTTTAAATCCAAATACCCATAAAATATCGAGGCGTAAATCATGACCTCTACCCCTATAAATAATACTGATATTTCAACTTCGGCTTTAAATGACAGGCTCTCGATACGCGAGAAAATAGGTTACGGATTAGGTGATGCGGGCGGAACAGTTATCACCTGTCTTATCATGAATTTCCTCACCTTTTTCTATACCGATGTTTTTGGATTAACCCCCGCTATTGTCGGCACGCTGTTTATCGCTTTGCGTGTCTTTGACGCCATTTCCGACCCTCTGATGGGGATTCTGGCTGACCGTACACAAAGCCGCTTTGGGCGCTTTCGCCCGTGGCAATTGTGGGTTGCGGTGCCGATTGGCGTTATCGGCGTGCTGACCTTCACCGTGCCAGACCTCAGCGCCAATATGAAAATCCTTTGGGCATTCGGTACCTACCTTTTGCTTTCCATCGGCTATACCGCCATCAACGTGCCTTACTGTGCGTTGATCAACACCATGACAACTCGCCACGATGAAGTGATTTCCTGTCAGTCCTGGCGCTTTGTGCTGTGTGGCGTAGCGGGCTTTTTGGTATCCGTTGGTTTGCCGTGGCTTGTGGAAATCATCGGTCAGGGCAACGCCGCAAAAGGCTACCAGATGGGTGTCGGCATTTTGTGTACCGTGGCGGTGGGAATGTTCCTGTGCTGCTTCTTCTGGGTGCGCGAACGTGTGCCGTTGGCGTTGATGGGCAAATTTACCCTGCGCGAACACCTGGCGGGCCTGCGTAAAAATGACCAACTGTTACTGAGCCTGGTGATGTCGTTCCTGCTGATCAACGTGTTTAACCTGCGCGGTGGCGGCTACATGTATTTCATCACCTATGTACTGCAAGGTAGCGCTGGCTTTGCCTCTCTGTTCTTCACCATGGTGACGTTCGCATCGATTCTGGGTGCGGTGATCGTTAACCCGCTGGCTAAGCGTTTCGATACCGTAAAACTCTATTACTACACCAATCTGGTGTTGGCCGTTCTTGCCGTTGGCATGTGGCTTTTACCTACCGGCGCGGCGTTCCAGACCTTATGGTTGTTCGTGATACTGGCAAATGGCGTGATTCTCGGTTTCACGTTGCCGTTGCACTTTTCCATCATGGCATTTGCCGATGATTACGGCGAATGGAAAACCGGTGTGCGTTCATCTGGCATGAACTTCGCGTTCAATCTGTTCTTTATCAAATTAGCCTGGGCCGCCAGTGCCGGAATCATCAGTCTGGTGTTTATATTCGTGGCCTATCAGCCAGGCCCAGAACACCAAACAGCGGCGTCGTTATCAGGCATTACCGCGCTGGAAACCTTGTTGCCGGCCGCATTCCATCTGTTACTGGCTCTGGCGATTCGCCGTTGCCGTTTGAATAACCCCATGATGGCGCAAATTTCCACTGACCTACGTCAGCGCCATGTCCAGACCGCCTGAGGAGTTGTTATGAATCAGCCTG
The nucleotide sequence above comes from Buttiauxella selenatireducens. Encoded proteins:
- a CDS encoding winged helix-turn-helix domain-containing protein; protein product: MSYHLYGFIIGKEIHFDVETGRMYRLPSTRANKNFIFGTISFNETMLQLFLYLLKHARNREVTKEELFKNVWENNDLSSSSQRLWQVLHNLNKKLNTLGLPADFIRNIKGCGYIINYLDITPVYYRISDLLPNSEQTKERVKLVNILGD
- a CDS encoding winged helix-turn-helix domain-containing protein → MMRRVFLINGTLVFDPDKHSLRPVQGHDGRAVVIHTPASECLLKLLEHNNQVLTQKFLFEEVWEKHGSVVTTNTLYQNIASIRKGLKSAGLAEDIIKTMPKMGFKSIAVLRIGVPEDFLSESETQPEVFTNIPASMVENKKTPGRFAHFISSKWSFLFAGLLAVLCWGMLVINLIKEDSFYKNYSYIGLVNGCELYSSYPGVDTSTNSFVAMNKRYPLVCNMGSVVYMTINRLQEGSSVQLCNKKIEIRDAHCKSYFFKRGAYEQ
- a CDS encoding AraC family transcriptional regulator — its product is MLDLNISLPISVQNGGLFISRGVGRHPQRELDSWELIFVEKGILTIRENDTLFSVKEGESLLLWPHRKHVGVGTFPSDLKFYWLHFELNAQHNKKSDLPVSLISLPQHGQVINPQYVISLFRQFLSEQESMMRSSALELILLLIMQQLSVAVLDNTHTDNSGAVLAYKAQQLIRTQFHLPISTSMLSSQLHCNADYLGRVYRQTFQLTITEAIHRQRVHSAEKMLIGDACSLSEVAERCGFQDVGYFRKVFRKAMGLTPAAWKRRYSKVHINSD
- a CDS encoding MFS transporter, which translates into the protein MTSTPINNTDISTSALNDRLSIREKIGYGLGDAGGTVITCLIMNFLTFFYTDVFGLTPAIVGTLFIALRVFDAISDPLMGILADRTQSRFGRFRPWQLWVAVPIGVIGVLTFTVPDLSANMKILWAFGTYLLLSIGYTAINVPYCALINTMTTRHDEVISCQSWRFVLCGVAGFLVSVGLPWLVEIIGQGNAAKGYQMGVGILCTVAVGMFLCCFFWVRERVPLALMGKFTLREHLAGLRKNDQLLLSLVMSFLLINVFNLRGGGYMYFITYVLQGSAGFASLFFTMVTFASILGAVIVNPLAKRFDTVKLYYYTNLVLAVLAVGMWLLPTGAAFQTLWLFVILANGVILGFTLPLHFSIMAFADDYGEWKTGVRSSGMNFAFNLFFIKLAWAASAGIISLVFIFVAYQPGPEHQTAASLSGITALETLLPAAFHLLLALAIRRCRLNNPMMAQISTDLRQRHVQTA